Proteins co-encoded in one Flavobacterium sp. M31R6 genomic window:
- a CDS encoding AAA family ATPase, whose product METQFQYVVDLAKQYNGYTENPEVLYLALNNLPEEVITEVYNDYGNPENRFQPVNLLRAEIARQILNKVYINADFVNDIKDKIRNKDIEYFNHLTPEFRNELLAYPVGKRDMFANWQKPWSILHTFFYNKWTKQKENVQNYLDQIGKDLLQKLELKDYTYSKFDFQGPSNFGDVRSWIAIFPMIKKSHKDAYQFFLNLCSSPEVGIVAGHSLKNAKPDQFKKVTSYLDVVRFFEEIKNEIVKLNKESRNYFKFAPGSQASEWDEFYNEGIIAVDYSNMKVGDISNCNSLQEINEKASLPSDSQSNQTWNLWIFKSANKGDVVFANKGVNTCLGIGIIESDYYYDENSNGYNHRRKVNWITDKVYQYKSNTHKDYKTLFRPDTFSPTKPWEFLLKEYARMYPELVPVFQKQNLIFNNEQTVKTDFVEEEVEDLDEIEITEPINFWWLNANPKIWSINNYKEGELQTYTTHNEKGNKRRIYKYFEQTKPGDLIIGYESTPTKQIKAIYEITKGIHNTDKGEEIEFELVEKLEIPVSWNELKNNPALQNCEVFINNQGSLFKITEEEYDIIREVIDNKNIINEKLLQHSNIKKYKFSEDADKPFISEEQFLKSVSLLKRKKNIILQGPPGVGKTFIARKLAYEIMQEIKDASIEMVQFHQSYSYEDFIQGLRPTQKGGFDLKDGVFYTFCQRALAHPERPFFFIIDEINRGNLSKIFGELMMLIEADKRAEKYALKLTYAEDEEDRFFVPENLYIIGTMNTADRSLAIVDYALRRRFAFIGLQPDYGENFRTFLSSNGLSNGMIEHISSSVFKVNEKIKADSNLGEGFQIGHSYFCNFCNGEDENMWWQEIIDFELKPLLEEIWFDELNNVSDMIRLLSK is encoded by the coding sequence ATGGAAACACAATTTCAATATGTAGTCGATTTAGCAAAGCAATACAATGGATATACAGAAAATCCAGAAGTTTTGTATTTGGCTTTAAATAACTTACCTGAAGAAGTAATTACTGAAGTTTACAATGACTATGGTAATCCAGAAAATAGATTTCAACCAGTTAATTTATTACGTGCAGAAATCGCAAGACAAATTTTGAATAAGGTATACATCAATGCTGATTTTGTAAATGATATTAAAGATAAAATTAGAAATAAGGATATAGAATACTTTAATCATTTGACACCGGAATTTCGAAATGAATTATTGGCTTATCCAGTTGGTAAAAGAGATATGTTTGCAAACTGGCAAAAACCTTGGTCTATTTTACATACTTTTTTCTACAACAAATGGACAAAACAAAAAGAAAACGTTCAAAATTATTTAGATCAAATAGGCAAAGACTTACTACAAAAGTTAGAATTAAAAGATTACACATATAGTAAATTTGATTTTCAAGGACCTTCTAATTTTGGAGATGTTAGGTCTTGGATTGCTATATTTCCAATGATCAAAAAATCACATAAAGATGCATATCAATTTTTCCTCAACTTATGCAGTAGCCCAGAAGTAGGAATTGTCGCTGGCCACTCTTTAAAAAATGCAAAACCAGACCAATTTAAAAAAGTTACTAGTTATTTAGATGTAGTAAGATTTTTTGAAGAAATAAAAAATGAAATTGTAAAATTAAATAAAGAAAGTAGAAATTATTTCAAGTTTGCACCAGGAAGTCAAGCTTCAGAATGGGATGAGTTTTATAATGAAGGTATTATAGCTGTAGATTACAGTAATATGAAAGTTGGAGATATTTCAAATTGCAATTCTTTGCAGGAAATAAACGAAAAAGCAAGTTTGCCTTCTGATAGTCAATCTAATCAAACTTGGAATCTCTGGATTTTTAAATCTGCTAATAAAGGAGATGTAGTTTTTGCCAACAAAGGGGTTAACACCTGTCTTGGGATTGGTATTATAGAAAGTGATTACTATTATGATGAAAATTCAAATGGTTACAATCACCGAAGAAAAGTAAACTGGATAACAGATAAAGTATATCAATACAAATCGAACACGCATAAAGATTACAAAACACTTTTCAGACCAGATACATTCAGTCCAACTAAGCCTTGGGAATTTTTGTTAAAAGAGTATGCTAGAATGTACCCAGAATTAGTACCTGTTTTTCAAAAACAAAATCTAATTTTCAATAACGAACAAACTGTAAAAACGGATTTCGTTGAAGAAGAAGTTGAAGATTTGGATGAAATTGAAATTACGGAACCAATAAATTTTTGGTGGCTCAATGCTAATCCTAAAATTTGGAGCATAAATAATTATAAAGAGGGTGAATTACAAACCTACACAACCCACAATGAGAAAGGAAACAAACGTAGGATATACAAATACTTCGAACAAACTAAACCTGGAGATTTAATTATTGGTTACGAAAGTACACCAACCAAACAAATCAAGGCAATTTACGAAATTACCAAAGGCATTCACAACACCGACAAAGGCGAAGAAATAGAATTTGAATTAGTAGAAAAATTAGAAATTCCCGTAAGTTGGAATGAACTGAAAAATAATCCTGCTCTGCAAAATTGTGAAGTATTTATAAATAACCAAGGAAGTTTATTCAAAATAACGGAAGAAGAATATGACATAATTCGCGAAGTAATAGACAACAAAAATATTATTAATGAAAAATTACTTCAACATAGCAACATAAAGAAATACAAATTCTCTGAAGATGCTGACAAACCATTTATCAGTGAAGAACAGTTTTTAAAGTCTGTTTCATTATTAAAAAGAAAGAAAAATATAATTCTACAAGGTCCTCCTGGTGTTGGTAAAACTTTCATTGCTCGAAAACTGGCGTATGAAATTATGCAGGAGATAAAAGATGCAAGTATCGAGATGGTACAATTTCATCAATCCTATAGCTATGAAGACTTTATTCAGGGATTAAGACCAACACAAAAAGGGGGATTTGATTTAAAAGACGGTGTTTTTTATACATTTTGCCAACGAGCATTAGCACATCCAGAGAGACCATTCTTTTTTATTATCGATGAAATAAACAGAGGTAATTTAAGCAAGATTTTTGGTGAGTTGATGATGCTAATTGAAGCAGATAAAAGAGCTGAAAAATACGCTTTAAAACTAACGTATGCTGAAGATGAAGAAGACCGCTTTTTTGTTCCCGAAAATCTATACATAATCGGAACAATGAACACTGCAGACCGCTCATTGGCAATAGTAGATTATGCTCTAAGAAGAAGATTTGCATTTATTGGTTTACAACCGGATTATGGTGAAAACTTCCGCACGTTCTTATCTTCAAACGGGCTTTCAAACGGTATGATAGAACACATTAGTTCATCAGTATTTAAAGTAAATGAAAAAATCAAAGCAGATAGTAATCTTGGAGAAGGTTTTCAAATAGGACATAGTTATTTTTGTAATTTTTGTAATGGGGAAGATGAAAATATGTGGTGGCAGGAAATTATTGATTTTGAGTTAAAACCATTATTAGAAGAAATATGGTTTGATGAATTGAATAATGTTTCAGATATGATAAGATTACTTTCAAAATAA
- a CDS encoding restriction endonuclease subunit S, with the protein MTFKLPDNIDPSKVFLINRSELEGRIDPNQYHIERKEAIAKLKKNNQLLKLKDVVKNVKTTTTQVSESDIYIGLENITSNTGEYIETKDKLSISSAGIFKKGQILFPKLRPYLNKVYLAEFDGICSTEFHIFKSDTFLNEFLTIYLRSDLIVNQTKHLMTGNTLPRLQTDDINNLPVPNISIETQQQIVDLYNIAYSQKQQKEAQAKQLLESIDAYLLKELGITLPEKDNSLTNRIFRTSFKEISGGRFDPDYITKHNYLVSRESKFDFIDFKNVLIKSPQYGANEEAIDGDLNNDTRYIRITDIDDWGNLKKDTWKTANNINPVYILNNDDILIARTGATVGKSFIYKKNKFQAIFAGYMIRFIIDKKKANPDYIFYYLNSSFYKYWISAIQRPSAQPNINSEEYKSLPIALPPLEKQTEIVNYILSIRNQAKQLQKEALGILDKAKQQVEKIILG; encoded by the coding sequence ATGACATTTAAACTTCCAGATAATATAGACCCCAGCAAAGTTTTCTTAATCAATCGTTCTGAATTAGAAGGACGCATTGACCCCAATCAATACCATATTGAAAGGAAAGAAGCAATTGCAAAACTAAAAAAGAACAACCAACTTTTAAAATTAAAAGATGTTGTAAAAAATGTAAAAACAACAACTACGCAAGTTTCAGAAAGTGATATTTATATTGGTTTAGAAAATATAACCAGTAATACAGGAGAATATATTGAAACCAAAGACAAACTCTCAATAAGTAGTGCGGGAATATTCAAAAAAGGACAAATCTTGTTTCCAAAATTGAGACCTTATTTGAATAAAGTGTATTTAGCTGAATTTGATGGAATATGTTCAACAGAATTTCACATTTTCAAAAGTGATACTTTTCTAAACGAGTTTCTTACCATTTATTTAAGGTCTGATTTAATTGTAAATCAAACCAAACATTTAATGACTGGCAATACTTTACCACGTCTTCAAACTGATGATATAAACAATCTGCCAGTTCCAAATATCTCAATCGAAACACAGCAACAAATTGTTGATTTATACAATATTGCCTACTCACAAAAACAACAAAAAGAAGCCCAAGCCAAACAACTTCTCGAAAGTATTGATGCTTATTTACTCAAAGAATTAGGCATAACATTACCTGAAAAAGACAATAGTTTAACTAATAGAATTTTTAGAACTTCTTTTAAAGAAATCAGTGGAGGACGATTTGATCCAGATTATATTACTAAACATAATTATTTAGTTTCTAGAGAATCAAAATTTGATTTTATTGATTTCAAGAACGTTTTAATTAAATCTCCTCAATATGGCGCAAATGAAGAAGCTATAGATGGGGATTTGAATAACGACACAAGGTATATTAGAATAACAGACATCGATGACTGGGGAAATTTAAAAAAAGACACTTGGAAAACTGCCAATAATATCAACCCTGTTTATATCTTAAATAATGATGATATATTAATTGCAAGGACTGGAGCTACAGTAGGTAAAAGTTTTATATATAAAAAAAATAAATTTCAAGCAATTTTTGCTGGCTATATGATTAGATTTATAATTGACAAAAAAAAGGCAAACCCAGATTATATATTCTATTATCTTAATTCGAGTTTTTATAAATATTGGATTTCAGCTATTCAGAGGCCTTCTGCTCAACCTAATATTAATTCTGAAGAATATAAATCATTACCAATAGCATTACCCCCATTAGAAAAGCAAACAGAAATTGTAAACTATATTCTGTCGATTAGAAATCAGGCTAAACAATTGCAAAAAGAAGCACTGGGAATTCTTGACAAAGCAAAACAACAGGTAGAAAAGATAATTTTAGGATAA